In Myxocyprinus asiaticus isolate MX2 ecotype Aquarium Trade chromosome 8, UBuf_Myxa_2, whole genome shotgun sequence, a single genomic region encodes these proteins:
- the LOC127444692 gene encoding zinc finger and BTB domain-containing protein 5-like isoform X1 encodes MHIWDGMRVMDFPGHFEQIFQQLNYQRLHGQLCDCVIMVGSRHFKAHRAVLSACSTHFRALFTAAEGDASTRMIHLDSEVVTAEAFAALMDMMYTSTLMLGESNVMDVLLAASHLHLNAVVKACKHYLTTRTLPMSPPAERGSQHHSEQQQVASAANSHFQRSFLLQQLGLSLVSSALGGAEDRGTGTGRRTGSTCGSALVDQRGSHPTRRFLKRKQPLSLIAPERARQCLSSQVEGIVGDGEGREGGEELLSPDSHSKMAEEIVAGDDGGLLEQDDYRRGLTHKDMQLPSQSDGGMGSGAEKTLLLPRKEEYSDGMKIKSGGEEEEEQHMQVVVKSEPLSSPEDETSDVTSQAEGCDQVETVVEKLELSPEGSERSYSDPQPSSELLIKGSKGLGAGGEREGRGEALFCSDALESSSGLHISSFLSPKSFAGRAASSNLATSVDNVPNTTTGEFQTDQDPAHFFLPAVSINTASSSSLHLLPGESQVCSDLQSEPLLLRPLHDGIASSSSLMTSHTGAVDQLALEFQRNILGLQTFSRSTRGGAGACHTYRRIAPKVPLGSASMHTDGSQQQDTASSSSSSTMLLNGINFEGSVSVGQNSGNSNLNPLPQLTRASADVLSKCKKALSEHNVLVVEGARKYACKICCKTFLTLTDCKKHIRVHTGERPYACLKCGKRFSQSSHLYKHSKTTCLRWQNSEMSNAD; translated from the exons GTCATGGATTTCCCAGGGCACTTTGAACAGATCTTCCAGCAGCTGAACTACCAGCGGCTGCATGGACAGTTGTGTGACTGTGTGATCATGGTGGGTAGCCGTCACTTTAAGGCCCACCGAGCCGTGCTGTCCGCCTGCAGCACACATTTCAGAGCCCTTTTTACTGCTGCAGAGGGAGATGCTAGCACGAGAATGATCCACCTGGACTCTGAGGTGGTGACGGCTGAAGCGTTTGCTGCTCTCATGGACATGATGTACACATCCACGCTGATGCTAGGGGAGAGTAACGTGATGGATGTCTTGTTGGCCGCTTCTCACCTGCATCTAAATGCTGTTGTGAAAGCCTGTAAGCACTATCTAACAACTCGCACTCTACCCATGTCTCCTCCAGCAGAGCGTGGTAGCCAGCATCACTCCGAGCAGCAACAAGTAGCAAGTGCTGCTAACTCTCACTTCCAGCGCTCATTTCTACTGCAGCAGCTTGGCCTGAGCCTGGTCAGCTCTGCTCTGGGTGGGGCTGAAGACAGGGGTACAGGGACCGGGAGGAGAACAGGTTCAACGTGTGGGAGCGCGTTAGTCGATCAGCGTGGTTCTCACCCGACACGTCGTTTCCTGAAGCGCAAACAGCCCTTGTCTCTGATCGCCCCAGAACGGGCGAGGCAGTGCCTCTCCTCACAGGTAGAGGGGATTGTGGGGGATGGAGAAGGCAGAGAGGGTGGAGAGGAGCTTCTTTCACCAGACTCCCACagtaaaatggcagaggagatcgTCGCTGGGGATGATGGAGGTTTACTAGAGCAAGATGACTACCGAAGGGGCTTGACCCACAAAGACATGCAGCTTCCCAGCCAGTCGGATGGGGGCATGGGATCCGGAGCAGAAAAAACTTTGCTGTTGCCACGTAAAGAGGAGTACAGTGATGGGATGAAGATAAAGAGTGGaggtgaggaagaggaggagcaaCATATGCAGGTTGTGGTGAAGAGTGAACCACTGAGTTCGCCTGAGGATGAAACTAGCGATGTTACTTCCCAGGCAGAAGGGTGTGATCag GTGGAGACAGTTGTAGAAAAGCTGGAGCTGAGTCCGGAGGGCAGTGAGCGCAGCTACTCTGATCCCCAGCCCAGCTCCGAACTACTGATTAAAGGAAGCAAGGGATTAGGagcaggaggagagagagaaggaagaggAGAGGCACTGTTCTGCAGTGATGCTTTGGAGTCCTCCTCCGGATTGCATATCTCTAGTTTCCTCAGCCCAAAGAGCTTTGCTGGCAGAGCGGCATCATCTAACCTTGCCACAAGTGTTGACAACGTTCCCAACACTACAACTGGCGAGTTTCAAACTGACCAGGATCCTGCTCACTTTTTCCTGCCAGCTGTTTCCATCAACACCGCATCTTCCTCCTCGCTGCACCTCCTCCCAGGGGAGTCGCAGGTCTGCTCCGACCTGCAATCAGAGCCGCTCCTCCTGCGGCCACTGCATGATGGAATAGCGTCATCCTCTTCATTAATGACATCTCACACCGGTGCTGTAGACCAGCTGGCACTGGAGTTCCAACGCAACATTTTGGGGTTGCAGACATTTTCTCGTTCAACCAGGGGTGGTGCTGGAGCGTGCCACACATACCGACGCATTGCTCCCAAAGTTCCTTTGGGCAGTGCTTCAATGCACACAGATGGTTCCCAGCAACAGGACACAGCCTCCTCGTCTTCTTCCTCCACAATGCTTCTAAATGGAATCAACTTTGAGGGCTCTGTTTCTGTAGGTCAAAACAGTGGCAACTCTAACTTGAACCCGCTCCCCCAGCTGACAAGAGCCTCTGCAGATGTTTTGTCGAAGTGTAAGAAGGCACTTTCAGAGCACAACGTGCTGGTGGTGGAAGGCGCCAGGAAGTATGCCTGCAAGATCTGCTGTAAGACTTTTCTCACTCTGACTGATTGCAAGAAACACATCAGAGTTCATACGGGAGAGAGACCATACGCCTGTCTGAAATGTGGCAAGCGCTTTAGTCAGTCCAGTCACTTGTACAAGCACTCAAAAACAACCTGCTTACGATGGCAGAACAGTGAAATGTCTAATGCTGATTAA
- the LOC127444692 gene encoding zinc finger and BTB domain-containing protein 5-like isoform X2 — protein MDFPGHFEQIFQQLNYQRLHGQLCDCVIMVGSRHFKAHRAVLSACSTHFRALFTAAEGDASTRMIHLDSEVVTAEAFAALMDMMYTSTLMLGESNVMDVLLAASHLHLNAVVKACKHYLTTRTLPMSPPAERGSQHHSEQQQVASAANSHFQRSFLLQQLGLSLVSSALGGAEDRGTGTGRRTGSTCGSALVDQRGSHPTRRFLKRKQPLSLIAPERARQCLSSQVEGIVGDGEGREGGEELLSPDSHSKMAEEIVAGDDGGLLEQDDYRRGLTHKDMQLPSQSDGGMGSGAEKTLLLPRKEEYSDGMKIKSGGEEEEEQHMQVVVKSEPLSSPEDETSDVTSQAEGCDQVETVVEKLELSPEGSERSYSDPQPSSELLIKGSKGLGAGGEREGRGEALFCSDALESSSGLHISSFLSPKSFAGRAASSNLATSVDNVPNTTTGEFQTDQDPAHFFLPAVSINTASSSSLHLLPGESQVCSDLQSEPLLLRPLHDGIASSSSLMTSHTGAVDQLALEFQRNILGLQTFSRSTRGGAGACHTYRRIAPKVPLGSASMHTDGSQQQDTASSSSSSTMLLNGINFEGSVSVGQNSGNSNLNPLPQLTRASADVLSKCKKALSEHNVLVVEGARKYACKICCKTFLTLTDCKKHIRVHTGERPYACLKCGKRFSQSSHLYKHSKTTCLRWQNSEMSNAD, from the exons ATGGATTTCCCAGGGCACTTTGAACAGATCTTCCAGCAGCTGAACTACCAGCGGCTGCATGGACAGTTGTGTGACTGTGTGATCATGGTGGGTAGCCGTCACTTTAAGGCCCACCGAGCCGTGCTGTCCGCCTGCAGCACACATTTCAGAGCCCTTTTTACTGCTGCAGAGGGAGATGCTAGCACGAGAATGATCCACCTGGACTCTGAGGTGGTGACGGCTGAAGCGTTTGCTGCTCTCATGGACATGATGTACACATCCACGCTGATGCTAGGGGAGAGTAACGTGATGGATGTCTTGTTGGCCGCTTCTCACCTGCATCTAAATGCTGTTGTGAAAGCCTGTAAGCACTATCTAACAACTCGCACTCTACCCATGTCTCCTCCAGCAGAGCGTGGTAGCCAGCATCACTCCGAGCAGCAACAAGTAGCAAGTGCTGCTAACTCTCACTTCCAGCGCTCATTTCTACTGCAGCAGCTTGGCCTGAGCCTGGTCAGCTCTGCTCTGGGTGGGGCTGAAGACAGGGGTACAGGGACCGGGAGGAGAACAGGTTCAACGTGTGGGAGCGCGTTAGTCGATCAGCGTGGTTCTCACCCGACACGTCGTTTCCTGAAGCGCAAACAGCCCTTGTCTCTGATCGCCCCAGAACGGGCGAGGCAGTGCCTCTCCTCACAGGTAGAGGGGATTGTGGGGGATGGAGAAGGCAGAGAGGGTGGAGAGGAGCTTCTTTCACCAGACTCCCACagtaaaatggcagaggagatcgTCGCTGGGGATGATGGAGGTTTACTAGAGCAAGATGACTACCGAAGGGGCTTGACCCACAAAGACATGCAGCTTCCCAGCCAGTCGGATGGGGGCATGGGATCCGGAGCAGAAAAAACTTTGCTGTTGCCACGTAAAGAGGAGTACAGTGATGGGATGAAGATAAAGAGTGGaggtgaggaagaggaggagcaaCATATGCAGGTTGTGGTGAAGAGTGAACCACTGAGTTCGCCTGAGGATGAAACTAGCGATGTTACTTCCCAGGCAGAAGGGTGTGATCag GTGGAGACAGTTGTAGAAAAGCTGGAGCTGAGTCCGGAGGGCAGTGAGCGCAGCTACTCTGATCCCCAGCCCAGCTCCGAACTACTGATTAAAGGAAGCAAGGGATTAGGagcaggaggagagagagaaggaagaggAGAGGCACTGTTCTGCAGTGATGCTTTGGAGTCCTCCTCCGGATTGCATATCTCTAGTTTCCTCAGCCCAAAGAGCTTTGCTGGCAGAGCGGCATCATCTAACCTTGCCACAAGTGTTGACAACGTTCCCAACACTACAACTGGCGAGTTTCAAACTGACCAGGATCCTGCTCACTTTTTCCTGCCAGCTGTTTCCATCAACACCGCATCTTCCTCCTCGCTGCACCTCCTCCCAGGGGAGTCGCAGGTCTGCTCCGACCTGCAATCAGAGCCGCTCCTCCTGCGGCCACTGCATGATGGAATAGCGTCATCCTCTTCATTAATGACATCTCACACCGGTGCTGTAGACCAGCTGGCACTGGAGTTCCAACGCAACATTTTGGGGTTGCAGACATTTTCTCGTTCAACCAGGGGTGGTGCTGGAGCGTGCCACACATACCGACGCATTGCTCCCAAAGTTCCTTTGGGCAGTGCTTCAATGCACACAGATGGTTCCCAGCAACAGGACACAGCCTCCTCGTCTTCTTCCTCCACAATGCTTCTAAATGGAATCAACTTTGAGGGCTCTGTTTCTGTAGGTCAAAACAGTGGCAACTCTAACTTGAACCCGCTCCCCCAGCTGACAAGAGCCTCTGCAGATGTTTTGTCGAAGTGTAAGAAGGCACTTTCAGAGCACAACGTGCTGGTGGTGGAAGGCGCCAGGAAGTATGCCTGCAAGATCTGCTGTAAGACTTTTCTCACTCTGACTGATTGCAAGAAACACATCAGAGTTCATACGGGAGAGAGACCATACGCCTGTCTGAAATGTGGCAAGCGCTTTAGTCAGTCCAGTCACTTGTACAAGCACTCAAAAACAACCTGCTTACGATGGCAGAACAGTGAAATGTCTAATGCTGATTAA
- the LOC127444693 gene encoding glyoxylate reductase/hydroxypyruvate reductase-like, translating to MWCSRTALGRLRMIGDAIAPRTVTGFHRVMSTLPKVYVTRKVPPVGLDILRKSGQVQFEMWDSDDPVPRQELLKKVKGCDGILCVLTEKIDAELLDAAGPNLKVLSTMSVGFDHLSLDELKKREISVGYTPDVLTDAVAELTVALLLATSRRLIEATHEAKTGGWGTWRTLWLCGHELANSTVGILGLGRIGVAIAERLKPFKVKKFIYTDVAPRPELADMIQADYVSLDELAKQSDFLAICCALTPETQGICNKNLFTKMKKNSIFINTSRGGVVNQEDLYEALSTGLIAGAGLDVTTPEPLPTNHPLFTLKNCVILPHIASASYTTRNAMSALAANNLLAGLRGEAMPKELKL from the exons ATGTGGTGTAGCAGAACAGCGCTCGGGAGATTGCGGATGATCGGTGATGCAATCGCTCCGCGTACCGTTACCGGATTTCATCGCGTGATGTCCACGTTACCGAAAGTGTATGTGACGCGCAAGGTGCCGCCGGTCGGACTGGACATTCTCCGCAAATCCGGACA GGTGCAGTTTGAGATGTGGGACTCTGATGACCCTGTGCCACGACAGGAGCTGCTGAAAAAGGTCAAAGGTTGCGATGGAATACTATGTGTACTCACAGAGAAGATTGATGCAGAACTACTGGATGCTGCAG GTCCAAATTTGAAAGTCCTCAGCACTATGTCAGTGGGCTTTGATCATCTTTCTTTGGATGAACTCAAGAAAAG ggaaatcagcGTAGGCTATACTCCGGATGTTCTGACAGACGCTGTGGCTGAACTGACTGTTGCCCTGTTACTCGCTACATCAAGAAGACTCATTGAGGCCACCCACGAGGCAAAAAC GGGTGGCTGGGGTACATGGAGAACTCTATGGCTGTGTGGTCATGAACTAGCAAACAGCACAGTCGGCATCTTGGGACTAGGGAGGATTG GCGTGGCTATTGCAGAGCGCCTAAAGCCGTTTAAGGTGAAGAAGTTCATCTACACAGATGTAGCGCCAAGACCTGAGCTCGCAGACATGATACAGGCAGACTATG TCTCTTTAGACGAGCTGGCAAAGCAGTCTGATTTCCTGGCAATATGCTGTGCTCTGACTCCAGAAACTCAAGGGATCTGCAATAAGAACCTCTTCACCAAGATGAAGAAAAACTCCATCTTTATCAACACAAGCAG AGGGGGAGTGGTTAATCAGGAGGATCTGTATGAAGCCCTGTCCACTGGTCTGATCGCTGGAGCTGGGCTGGATGTCACCACACCTGAACCGCTGCCCACAAACCATCCTCTTTTCACACTCAAAAACTGCG tGATTCTTCCCCACATTGCCAGTGCTTCCTATACCACACGGAACGCCATGTCTGCTCTTGCTGCCAACAACCTGCTGGCTGGACTCAGGGGAGAAGCTATGCCTAAAGAACTTAAGCTCTAG